The sequence GCTCCAAGGTGCCCGACATCCACGATGTCGGCCTGATGGAAGACCGCGCGACATTGCGCATCTCCAGCCAGCATCTCGCCAACTGGCTGCATCAGGGCGTGATCACCGAGGCGCAGGTGATGGAATCGCTCAAGCGCATGGCCGTCGTCGTCGACAAGCAGAACGCCGGCGATCCCATCTACAAGCCGATGGCGCCTGCCTTCGACGGCGTTGCCTTCAAAGCCGCCTGCGACCTGATCTTCAGGGGACGCGAGCAGCCGAACGGTTATACCGAATACATCCTCACCGCGCGCCGCCGCGAGGCCAAGGCTCTTGGATAACAAGGCTCTTGGATAACAAGGCTCTTGGATAACAAGGCGCTGGGTTGAGCTGAGTCACTGGAACGTCAGAAGCCCCGGCGCGAGCCGGGGCTTTTTTGTTGGACGAAACGTCGCGACACGCTGCGGAACGGCTGCGCGCGCCTCGCGTTGTCCGGCCATCAACCCATGGGAGATGGTCATGGACTGGAATCGGATCGAAGGAAACTGGAAGCAGTTCAAGGGATCGGCCAAGGAGAAATGGGGCAAGCTCACTGACGACGATCTTCAATTGATCGAGGGCCGCCGCGAGCAGCTGGAAGGCCGGATCCAGGAACGCTACGGCAAGGCCAAGGACCAGGTTCGTCAGGACGTCGACGACTGGCTGAAGTCGCTGCATTAGCGCAGCATGAACGAAGCCCCGGCCTCAGGCCGGGGCTCTTTGCTTGAAGGTAGCGGTAGCCCGGATGAAGCGAAGCGCAATCCGGGACCAGTATCGCTTGGGGCAAGACCCCGGATTTCGCTTCGCTCCATCCGGGCTACGCGCCTACGATACTGTCGCTAGAACACCGCGAGATATTTCAACAATGACACGATGCCGATGATGATGACGATGACGCGCGCGATCTGCTTGGCACGGCCATCCATCGGCAGCATGTTGATGAGATAGAGTACGAGGATGACGACGAGAAAAGTGACGAGGACGCCAATCAGCATTGCAGGGACCCCCCTTCTGGCAAATTGCTAACGCGGTATCCTAACGCCAGTCTCGCGCGCCGGTTCCATCCCGGCAACCCATTGCAACTTCTAGTAAATGCGTATTTCTACCAGCAGGCTGGCTGCCTAAAACTTTACCCTTTTCCTTTCACATGCGGAAACCGTCTGGCCTTGAGGCGCCAACGGCATGTGATTGCCGATCCTAACGGGCCCCTTTGTTTTCGATGTTGCCGGGGCGCCGTCTCGAACTTCGATATGGGAATTGGGGGACCTCGATGCTGAATCGTCTGACCGTATCCGCGCTGCTCAAGGCAGTGATCGCGATCACGTCGGTCTGCGTGGTCGTTGTGCTCTCGCTCACGGCCTATGCCTCCTGGGACCGGTTGAAGACCGCCAACCGCATCTCGCAGATCGCCGACGCATCCGCTGACCTGTTCAAGGCGATGCACAATCTGCGCACCGACCGTTCGACCACCAACCGGCTCCTCAACGCGACCGAGCCGATGGATGCAGAGATCGAGAAATATCTGCGCGCGATCCG is a genomic window of Bradyrhizobium sp. CB1717 containing:
- a CDS encoding CsbD family protein; its protein translation is MDWNRIEGNWKQFKGSAKEKWGKLTDDDLQLIEGRREQLEGRIQERYGKAKDQVRQDVDDWLKSLH
- a CDS encoding Thivi_2564 family membrane protein; its protein translation is MLIGVLVTFLVVILVLYLINMLPMDGRAKQIARVIVIIIGIVSLLKYLAVF